The DNA segment CTGTTTTTTACGACGAATAAAACCGAATAACAGGAGCGCACCACAGAGCAGTAGCAGCGGCGTTTGGCCGATTTTAGCAAACCAGGTTTGGCCTGTGACTAGTGGAATCGTCGCGCTCAGCACGCCCGTTTCAAATTGCGGCAGTGCGGCTGTGATATTGCCTTGCTCATCGACAACCGCGGTCACGCCATTATTGGTGGCGCGCACTAGAGGACGGCCCAATTCGATGGCGCGCATTTGGGCAATCTCCATATGCTGCAACGGACCATTTGAGCTGCCAAACCACGCATCATTCGATACGGTTAGCAGTAGATCGGTACCGAGGTTAACACTGTCACGCAGCTGCTCTGGGAAGGCGATTTCATAACAAATTGCCGGAGCAATTTTATGGCCTACGGCGCTCAAATTCGGCTGTTGATAATCACCCCGCGCAAAGGAGGACATCGGCAGATTAAAGAAAGGGGCAATCGGGCGGAGTAAGGCTTCAAAGGGCACAAACTCACCAATAGGCAGTAGATGATGTTTCTTAAATTGGTTGCTGCCATCGCTCTCATAATCCGGCGTGTCTTGCTGCTTCTGATTGTGGTTACCCAGCACAATCAAAGAGTTATAAAACTCGTCATGTTGACGGCTAATAATCCCCGTAATGATTGAAGTGTGGTTAAGGTTGGCGACCTTGTTGGCATTATCCAAAAAGTCTTGCACCATGGACTCTGGCGCCGGGATCGCAGCTTCTGGCCAGACGATAATATCAGCATCAAAGTGCTCACGGGATAAATCCATGTATTTCAATAGGGTTGGCCAGAGCGCCTCGGGTTCCCATTTCATACTTTGGGGGATATTCCCCTGCACTAGGGCAACTTTAACCGACTCGCCTGTTGGCTTAATTTGCGTTTGCTTTGGGGTAACCCAGGCAGCTGCTGCGATGATCGGCAGTAAAATTAACAGGCTTTTGTAGCGTTTGCTAAAACACAGAGCCAAGGCGCCCGCGAGCATCGCAATTAAGAAACTGAGTCCCAAGGCGCCAATGATACTCGCGAGTTCCTTTAGTGGACCTTGGGTTTGGGAGTAGCCGGCCCAGATCCAGGGAAACCCTGTCATCACCCAGCCTCTGGCCCATTCGGTTAAGACCCAAAGCGCGGGGAAGAGTAATAGATTACGCCATAACGAGGGCGTATTAGTGCGAGTCAACCACGCTAAACCGAGGCCCGTTAAGGCCGGATAGAGGGCTAGATAGAGGGCTAACAGCGCCATTAGCCCCACTGACGCGGCTAAGGGTAGGCCACCAAAGGTGTCCATGCTGACATGCACCCAACTGATCCCAACGGCAAAACAGCCAAAACCAAAGCTTAACCAATGGAAGAAGCTGGCTTTAGGACTCAAGGAACCACTCAGCCACAGAGCTAAGGCCATGGCGATGGGATAGATAATCCACAAGGAATAGGGGGCAAAGGAAAGCGCCGTACTGGCGCCTAAAATAAACGCCAGCACGAGCCGTAACGCGCTCAGTCGGGACTTTTGTTGGGCAAAAGCCCGAATCTTAGTTAGCACGGATAATTCTTCTTACACTGAGCGTTATTCTTACGCAGAGGGTTACTCTACGTCTTCACCGACATTGGGATCGGGGAGTTTAACTCTGAGCTGGATTAAGCGTCTGGTATCGGCATTGATGACTTTAAATTCAATACCTTCGATCATAATGCTCTCATTACGCTCCGGCAGATGACCAAAGGCATGGGACACTAAACCACCGACGGTATCAAACTCTTCATCGCTGAAGTGAGTGTTGAATTCTTCGTTAAAATCCTCGATAGGCGTCAACGCTTTTACCATGTAGACAGTGTTGCCGACTTTGCGGATCTCAGTGTCTTCAGGGCTATCGTGGTCGAATTCGTCTTCAATCTCACCGACGATTTCTTCGAGAATATCTTCAATGGTCACTAGACCCGATACTCCGCCGTATTCGTCGACGACAATCGCCATATGGTAACGCTGGGAGCGGAATTCTTTGAGTAACACGTCGACGCGTTTGCTCTCAGGCACAACGACGGCGGGGCGGATCACGCGCTCAAGGGAGAAAGGTTCTTCACTGTTCGAGAAACCATAAGGGATCAAATCTTTAGCCAGTAAAATGCCTTCGATATGGTCCTTATCTTCGTTCACCACAGGGAAGCGAGAATGGCCTGAACCGATAACAGTTGCGAGCAATTCTTCGACGGTATTGTCGATTTGAATCGCGACAATTTGAGCTCGTGGGATCATAATATCCCGAACACGCATATCAGAAACTTCTAATACACCTTTGATCATTTCGCGGGTGTCTTCGGTGATTAACTCGCGCTGCTCTGCGCCATCAATCACATCGACTAAGTCTTCGCGATTTTGAGGTTCGCCCTGAAATAACTGACTGACTCTGTCAAACCAGCCTTTCTTTTGGGCGCTCGTACTCGGGGGGATATCGTCACTCATAGTTTTCTCATTAACCTTGATGCTTGGCACCGCGGTTAATTATTGTTCCTTATATGGGTCAGTAAAACCTAAGCTTTCAATGAGTTGAGTCTCCAACGACTCCATCTCTTCGGCTTCTTCGTCTTCAATGTGATCATAACCTAGCAGATGCAGGCAACCATGTACAACCATGTGTGCCCAATGGGCTTCTAGGGTTTTATCTTGTTCACGCGCTTCATTTTCAACGACTGCGGCACAAATGACAAGATCTCCAAGCAGTGGAAGTTCAATTTCTGGCGGTGCTTCAAAGGGAAACGACAACACATTGGTGGGTTTGTCTTTGCCTCTGTAGGTGCTGTTCAGCATTTGGCTTTCACGGGCATCGACGATGCGAATCGTCAGCTCCGCCTGTTCCATGCTGTTACCAATGGCGGTTTTTACCCAGAGGGCAAACTGCTCTTCGCTCGGCAGATAGTCACTCGCCGTGGCGTATTGCACATCTAAGGCTAAATCAAGACTCATGCTTTAAAACTTCCGGTTGCGTTTGTGGGTGCGCTTGTTGATAGTCGCGGCGCTCTTTTTCGGCCTTTAATGCCTGCTCTTTACGATCGTAAGCATCATAGGCTTCGACAATCCGAGCAACCACTGGGTGACGCACTACGTCTTGGGACACGAAGAAGTTAAAGCTGATTTCCTCAACTTGGCTCAGGACTTCAATAGCGTGGCGCAGACCCGACTTAACATGTTTGGGTAAGTCTGTCTGGGTGATGTCGCCCGTGATCACCGCGCGTGAGTTAAAGCCAATACGGGTTAAGAACATCTTCATCTGTTCGACCGTGGTGTTTTGGCTCTCATCGAGAATAATAAAGGCATCGTTTAGGGTGCGACCACGCATATAGGCGAGTGGCGCCACTTCGATGACGTTTTTCTCTATTAAGCGTTCCACCTTTTCAAAGCCGAGCATTTCGAACAAGGCATCATAAAGTGGGCGCAGGTAAGGGTCGACTTTCTGACTTAAATCGCCGGGTAAGAAGCCGAGTTTTTCCCCTGCTTCAACCGCGGGGCGGGTGAGCAGAATCCGGCGCACTTCTTGACGCTCTAATGCATCAACGGCGGCGGCCACCGCTAAATAGGTTTTACCCGTTCCCGCTGGGCCAATACCAAAGGTAATATCATGGCGCACAATGTTGGCCACATAGGTGCTTTGGTTGGGGTTACGCGGTTTAATGACTCCACGGCGGGTTTTGATAAATAAGGCTTTATCATCACCGCTATCGTCCTGCTCTAAGGCGATGGCTTCTTGGATTGCCAAATGCACTTGTTCAGGATCGAGATCGGGCGTGCTGCCCTTGACCGTTTGGGTCTCGATATAGAGCTGTTTAAGTAAGTTATTGGCACTTAAACAGTTACGTGGCAGTCCGGTAATTTGAAAATGGTTGTTTTTACGGACTATCTCAACGCCAACGCGACGCTCAATCTGTTTGATATTGTCATCGAAGGGACCGCACAGTGAGGCCAAACGGCGGGTTTCTGCGGGTTCGAGATACAGATTCATTGTGGTTAATTTACTGGACAAATAGTACTCCTATTGTCAAATACCAAGCAAAGTGCTGAGTGAAAAGCCAAGTGCGATGCCTGTTTGCGATCGCAACTTCTAATCAGTAGATGACCTCAGTTTACGAGCCATAGCGGATAATTGCTAACGGAAAATCGTTAAGCCCAAGGGTTTTGAATTGCTGCTCTATAGAAGGCAAAAGGACACAAAACAAAAAGGGCGACACTGAGGTTAACTCACCATGTCGCCCTGATATAGGTGCTACTCGCTAAATTTTAAACCCTTAAGGGTTAAATTGTGTCACACCGAGATCGTCATCCTGTTTGTGTTTGGCCAGAATATCCGATGGGCGCAGGTTGCGGCGCAGATCCATTTCATCTTCACCGCGGATAAATTTACCGCGCAGTGAGTTAGTGTAAACGTCGACAATTTCGACATCCACGAAGCTACCGATGTGCTTTGGCAGGCCTTCGAAGTTGACGACACGGTTGTTTTCGGTACGGCCGCGCAGCTCCATAGGGTTTTTCACCGATGGGCCTTCAACCAGAATACGTTGTACTGTGCCCATCATATGGCGGCTGTAACGCATGGCTTGTTGAGTGATGCGGTCCTGCAGAATCGCCAGACGTTGTTTTTTCTCTTCCATATCAACGTCATCGGGCAAATCTGCCGCAGGTGTACCAGGGCGCGCACTGTAGATAAAGCTAAAGCTGTGGTCGAACGCCACATCTTCAATCAGCTTCATAGTATCGGCGAAGTCTTCTTTGGTTTCGCCAGGGAAGCCAATGATAAAGTCAGAGCTGATTTGGATATCAGGACGGGCTTTGCGCAGACGGCGGATGATTGACTTGTATTCAATCGCCATATGGCCACGCTTCATTGCGGTCAGAATGCGGTCAGAACCGGATTGTACTGGTAAGTGCAGGAAGCTGACTAATTCAGGGGTATCTTCGTAAACGTCGATAATGTCCTGCGTAAATTCAATCGGGTGACTGGTGGTGAAGCGAATACGGTCGATACCATCGATAGCGGCAACATAGCGTAATAGCTCGGCAAAGGTACAAATGCCGCCGTCGTGGGTTGCACCACGGTAAGCGTTAACGTTTTGACCGAGCAGGTTGACTTCGCGCACACCTTGTTCTGCCAGTTGGGCAATCTCGAGGATGATGTCGTCCGATGGACGGCTGACTTCTTCACCACGGGTATAAGGTACCACGCAGAATGAACAGTACTTGCTGCAACCTTCCATGATAGACACAAACGCCGTTGGGCCTTCGGCGCGCGGTTCTGGTAGACGGTCAAATTTCTCGATTTCAGGGAAGCTCACGTCGATCACGGCCTTTTCGCCACGACGTACTTGGTCAATCATATCCGGCAGACGGTGCAGTGTCTGTGGTCCAAAGATGATGTCGACGCATTGAGCACGGTCTTTGATCGCCTTACCTTCCTGCGATGCAACACAACCACCCACACCAATGATCAGATCGGGATTTTTATCTTTAAGGGTTTTCCAACGACCTAACTGATGGAACACTTTTTCCTGCGCTTTTTCGCGGATAGAACAAGTGTTTAGCAGTAGAATGTCCGCCTCTTCTGCTTCTTCAGTCAAGGTGTAACCTTGGTATTCGCCTAAAAGATCCGCCATCTTGGATGAGTCATACTCATTCATTTGACAGCCCCAAGTTTTAATATGGAGTTTTTTGCTCATCAGTTGTGTTGCCCTACGCTGCCCAGTAAATATGTGCCCAAGCTGCCTTTGCCCTGTTAGAGACAAATCCGGCCGCCCAGTAAAAATAGCGCGACATTTTACCCGCAGTTATGGCTGCTGACCAGCTTTGTCCACATTTTTACTCGCTAATCCCCTGAGATTGTGATACCCACAAAGAAGCTAGGTTTATCTCGGCTGACGGGTTTTGTGCGAGGGATGGCTGGCTAAATTGAGCCGTATTTGCCATTTCTAACAAGCTATTACGGGCTTGAATGCTAATGTCTTCACGGATTTCGAGTCGAAATACGCTCAACATTTCCGTGGTATGTAGATATAGGGCATAATCGAGCGGTTCGCGGTAATTGACTGTGATGGTTTCCATCACGGGGGGTGCTGCCAAGGCATGACTAAATGGGATCGCGCTGCAAATCAGTAGACTACTGGCTATCTGCAAGTGGATGAGTGTTTTCATGACATCCTCACTAACTTTATTAAGTGGATTCACTGGTAACTCGTCCCGAACGGCTAGGGCTCGCTAAGTGAGAAGCTAATCGGTTTATCCCGCAGATCGCCTGAGATTGCTGCGGGATTGCCTTAGAGTGTAGTGGCTTTGCCAAGGCTGAAAACTTGCCTTTGTAAGCAACTGTGAGCAAATGCGCCCCTAGCAACATTTGCTCACCTTTGAGCTGAAATTGACATGCTTTTGATACAATGCCTGCGATCAGAGTGATGCGCTTTAAGCTTGAGCCTCAAGTTCGAGCTCTCGTTAAGAGTAAGGTGCGTCAGATAAATGGAAAGAATTCTAAAGAGTGGTAACTAAGATGAGCCAAGCGATAAGCCAAACACAGCAACCAAGCCAGACAACCACAGCTACTCAGCTATTTGATGTGATCCTTGTCGGTGGCGGTATGGTGGGCGCTGCAACGGCTATCGGGCTGGCGAAGCAAGGCTTGCAGGTGGCGGTGATTGAATCATTTGCCCCCGAGGCTTATTCCCCCGAGCAGGCATTAGATGTGCGCGTGTCGGCGATAAGCGTGGCCTCCGAACAGCTACTCGAGCAGTTAGGCGCACTCGAGAGTCTGCTTAACATGCGTAATGTGCCTTATCTGGGCTTAGAAACCTGGGAGCTTGATGGCTGCATTACTCAATTCCATAGCTCACAAATTGGCGCGAGCCATTTAGGGCATATTGTTGAAAACCGTTTGGTGCAACTCGCCCTGTGGGAGCAAATGCAGCAATGGGATGCGATTAAATTGTTTTGCCCCGAGCGTGTGGCGACATTTTCGCGCCTCGCAGACGGTGTGAGTGTGCACTTACAATCCGGTATTCAGCTTGAGGCAAAGCTGCTCATCGGGGCCGATGGCGCCAACTCGCAGGTGCGCCAATGGGCGGGGATTGGCATTTCGGGTTGGGACTATGCCCAATCGGCGATGCTGATTAATATCCAAACCGCCCAAGGCCAGCAAGATGTCACTTGGCAACAATTTACCCCTAACGGCCCGCGCTCGTTATTACCTCTCCCCGGCAATCATGCGTCGTTAGTCTGGTATGACGATGCCAATCGCATTAAACAGTTAATGCAGCTGAATCATAAGCAGCTTGCCGACCAAATTCGCCAGCATTTTCCTGCTCGCTTAGACAGTGACTTTACTGTCGAAGCCAAAGGCAGCTTTGCCCTCACGCGCCGCCACGCGAATGCCTATTATAAGCCGAATGTGGTGATTTTAGGGGATGCGGCGCACACCATTAACCCGTTGGCAGGCCAAGGGGTTAACCTCGGCTTTAAAGATGTCGAGGCCTTACTGGCGGTCATCAAGTCTGCATTAACCGAGGATAAACCTTGGTGGTCCACCGAGGTATTAAAAGTTTATCAAGCCAAACGTTATCGCGATAATCAGCTGATGATGACCACCATGGATGTGTTTTACGCCGGCTTTAGTAATGACATTCTGCCACTAAAATTACTGCGTAACGGCGCATTAAAACTGGCCAATATTAACTCACCCATCAAGCGAACCGTGCTGAAGTATGCGATGGGGCTCAATTAGGCCACATCGTGAGTGCTGGCTCACTCGGCATTTGTTGACTTACGCATTGAGTGCTAAAATGCCGCGTTTTTAACGAGCATAAGCGGCATCATTAACTCAAAATGGTCGGCCCTGTGCGCTTTGCCAGCGACCAATTAACGCAGTATTGAGTGCCATTAGTGGGTGTCATGAGCGAAATTAAATTAATCGTAGGTCTTGCCAATCCGGGCGCCGAATATGCGCAGACTCGCCATAATGCGGGCGCTTGGTATGTGGAAGAATTGGCCCGCATCTGTGGCGTCAGCTTAGTGCCGGATAGCAAGTATTTTGGCCTCACCGCCAGAGCCGTATTGCATGGCAAAGATGTGCGTTTGTTGATCCCAACGACTTATATGAACTTAAGCGGCAAAGCCGTGGGGGCCTTAGCGAACTTCTTCCGTATTACGCCTGAAGAAATTCTAGTGGCCCACGATGAGTTGGATATGCCGCCAGGTGTGGCTAAATTTAAACTCGGTGGCGGTCATGGTGGCCATAACGGTTTAAAAGACATTATTGCTAAACTGGCTAATGATAAAAACTTCTACCGTTTACGGATTGGGATTGGCCATCCCGGCGATAAGAATAAAGTAAGTGGTTACGTACTGGGTAAGGCGCCAGCCAAAGAACAAGAGCTGATCAACGCCGCCGTAGATGAAGCCGTACGTTC comes from the Shewanella mangrovisoli genome and includes:
- the miaB gene encoding tRNA (N6-isopentenyl adenosine(37)-C2)-methylthiotransferase MiaB, yielding MSKKLHIKTWGCQMNEYDSSKMADLLGEYQGYTLTEEAEEADILLLNTCSIREKAQEKVFHQLGRWKTLKDKNPDLIIGVGGCVASQEGKAIKDRAQCVDIIFGPQTLHRLPDMIDQVRRGEKAVIDVSFPEIEKFDRLPEPRAEGPTAFVSIMEGCSKYCSFCVVPYTRGEEVSRPSDDIILEIAQLAEQGVREVNLLGQNVNAYRGATHDGGICTFAELLRYVAAIDGIDRIRFTTSHPIEFTQDIIDVYEDTPELVSFLHLPVQSGSDRILTAMKRGHMAIEYKSIIRRLRKARPDIQISSDFIIGFPGETKEDFADTMKLIEDVAFDHSFSFIYSARPGTPAADLPDDVDMEEKKQRLAILQDRITQQAMRYSRHMMGTVQRILVEGPSVKNPMELRGRTENNRVVNFEGLPKHIGSFVDVEIVDVYTNSLRGKFIRGEDEMDLRRNLRPSDILAKHKQDDDLGVTQFNP
- a CDS encoding PhoH family protein, whose amino-acid sequence is MSSKLTTMNLYLEPAETRRLASLCGPFDDNIKQIERRVGVEIVRKNNHFQITGLPRNCLSANNLLKQLYIETQTVKGSTPDLDPEQVHLAIQEAIALEQDDSGDDKALFIKTRRGVIKPRNPNQSTYVANIVRHDITFGIGPAGTGKTYLAVAAAVDALERQEVRRILLTRPAVEAGEKLGFLPGDLSQKVDPYLRPLYDALFEMLGFEKVERLIEKNVIEVAPLAYMRGRTLNDAFIILDESQNTTVEQMKMFLTRIGFNSRAVITGDITQTDLPKHVKSGLRHAIEVLSQVEEISFNFFVSQDVVRHPVVARIVEAYDAYDRKEQALKAEKERRDYQQAHPQTQPEVLKHES
- the corC gene encoding CNNM family magnesium/cobalt transport protein CorC (CorC(YbeX) belongs to the Cyclin M Mg2+ Exporter (CNNM) family, and was characterized as belonging to a set of three proteins, at least one of which must be present for CorA to function.), which encodes MSDDIPPSTSAQKKGWFDRVSQLFQGEPQNREDLVDVIDGAEQRELITEDTREMIKGVLEVSDMRVRDIMIPRAQIVAIQIDNTVEELLATVIGSGHSRFPVVNEDKDHIEGILLAKDLIPYGFSNSEEPFSLERVIRPAVVVPESKRVDVLLKEFRSQRYHMAIVVDEYGGVSGLVTIEDILEEIVGEIEDEFDHDSPEDTEIRKVGNTVYMVKALTPIEDFNEEFNTHFSDEEFDTVGGLVSHAFGHLPERNESIMIEGIEFKVINADTRRLIQLRVKLPDPNVGEDVE
- the ybeY gene encoding rRNA maturation RNase YbeY: MSLDLALDVQYATASDYLPSEEQFALWVKTAIGNSMEQAELTIRIVDARESQMLNSTYRGKDKPTNVLSFPFEAPPEIELPLLGDLVICAAVVENEAREQDKTLEAHWAHMVVHGCLHLLGYDHIEDEEAEEMESLETQLIESLGFTDPYKEQ
- the lnt gene encoding apolipoprotein N-acyltransferase — protein: MLTKIRAFAQQKSRLSALRLVLAFILGASTALSFAPYSLWIIYPIAMALALWLSGSLSPKASFFHWLSFGFGCFAVGISWVHVSMDTFGGLPLAASVGLMALLALYLALYPALTGLGLAWLTRTNTPSLWRNLLLFPALWVLTEWARGWVMTGFPWIWAGYSQTQGPLKELASIIGALGLSFLIAMLAGALALCFSKRYKSLLILLPIIAAAAWVTPKQTQIKPTGESVKVALVQGNIPQSMKWEPEALWPTLLKYMDLSREHFDADIIVWPEAAIPAPESMVQDFLDNANKVANLNHTSIITGIISRQHDEFYNSLIVLGNHNQKQQDTPDYESDGSNQFKKHHLLPIGEFVPFEALLRPIAPFFNLPMSSFARGDYQQPNLSAVGHKIAPAICYEIAFPEQLRDSVNLGTDLLLTVSNDAWFGSSNGPLQHMEIAQMRAIELGRPLVRATNNGVTAVVDEQGNITAALPQFETGVLSATIPLVTGQTWFAKIGQTPLLLLCGALLLFGFIRRKKQQ
- the pth gene encoding aminoacyl-tRNA hydrolase; the protein is MSEIKLIVGLANPGAEYAQTRHNAGAWYVEELARICGVSLVPDSKYFGLTARAVLHGKDVRLLIPTTYMNLSGKAVGALANFFRITPEEILVAHDELDMPPGVAKFKLGGGHGGHNGLKDIIAKLANDKNFYRLRIGIGHPGDKNKVSGYVLGKAPAKEQELINAAVDEAVRSTEVLFKEGMVKAMTRLHSFKAE
- a CDS encoding FAD-dependent monooxygenase; amino-acid sequence: MSQAISQTQQPSQTTTATQLFDVILVGGGMVGAATAIGLAKQGLQVAVIESFAPEAYSPEQALDVRVSAISVASEQLLEQLGALESLLNMRNVPYLGLETWELDGCITQFHSSQIGASHLGHIVENRLVQLALWEQMQQWDAIKLFCPERVATFSRLADGVSVHLQSGIQLEAKLLIGADGANSQVRQWAGIGISGWDYAQSAMLINIQTAQGQQDVTWQQFTPNGPRSLLPLPGNHASLVWYDDANRIKQLMQLNHKQLADQIRQHFPARLDSDFTVEAKGSFALTRRHANAYYKPNVVILGDAAHTINPLAGQGVNLGFKDVEALLAVIKSALTEDKPWWSTEVLKVYQAKRYRDNQLMMTTMDVFYAGFSNDILPLKLLRNGALKLANINSPIKRTVLKYAMGLN